The nucleotide sequence GGGAAAGCGGCTGAAGAGGTCCCTTTTGCAGAGAATGACGGTAAGGACTTTCATGCTCCAACATGTGTTAAAAATGGTTTCCCCTGTCTATCATTTACTGAGTTAACACATGTTAGGTGTTCATACAGACAATGGGCCTGAGCCCGGTTTTGATGAACGAAATTTAGATGGCCCGAATTGGAGCCTTGGGATGACACAAATTGGGGCTCAAGTGGACGTGTCACACGAAATTGGTAAGATATAGCATTAAGCGAAGTTAGTATGGATGGGTTAGTATGAGTCATGTATAATATACTTATTTGCATTAAACGTGCAGGTTGCACAAGTGGGAAGATGGAGGACATCCCCCGGACAGAAACCAAACCTGTTGGTGAGCTAAAACACCTTCATTTATCGCATCGAATGTGTTGTAGTTGTTTACGCGTTACAtcatctatttattttttatgtGTTAGGCGATGTGGAGGCTACCGCAGACTGGAGCATGGTTATAATGGTAGACCCAGTTAGCTCCTATGACCCGGCCATTGCAATCCACAAAGGTCAAACTGGGCTGGGATCTTGTGGTAGTGATATGTATGAGGTGGAGGACAATATTCCGCTTGCTAACCGTGTGCGCATGTTGGCTGAGTTGGGGGCACAAAAAAGGAAACTCCCCTTCCGAGAGAAGGTGGCAGCGGAGCCAAACAGATCACCTTACTATATAAGGACTGTTGACATGGGCCAACCAATTACAAAGAAGGAGACAAATCTGTGGGACTACATACACGCCGATGAAAGCCCAATGCACCTTTTAAGTGGATTTTGTCGTAGGAAGCGGGCAATGGAGGCAAACATGTAAGTAGAATTGCAAAAGTTGTTTTTTGTTTTATAGGAATAGTGTAAACGATAAACAACGATTCATACACTGGATAAttggtttatttttttatttaaacgcAGGAGGGAACAGGGTTCTTCGTCAGTGGCTGATGTAGATAGTCCGATACATATGTCTGTGTAAGTAAGGGCGTAACCGTACGAATTATTAGAAAAACAATAAATTACATATGTTAACGTATTCAAATTTATTTTGTGGTTTGTACACCTGACTTCAGGGAGTTGCTGTTCAGAAGCCCTACCCACGTACAAGCATCTCGGTCTATGTTCAAGAGTTTAAATGTTGGCAATGAGGTCTCGGATGGCATTATTGACTGTTGGGCGGAGGTGCTGAACTTCCAGGAGAAAAGAAAATCACGGGAGGCTTACAGTAGACAATTTTTTGGGACTAAAGTTGTGGTAAGTGCCATGTATATATAAATTACAGTGTGTCCTATTGGTGACCTTATTAATTTCTCTGTTATGCTTGAAGTTTCCATGGATGCTCACAACTGACGAAGGCGGGGTAGAGGCGCGGATGCACAAGTTTCGGCTTGGGATAAAGGGTGCGGTCAACAGAGTTGATTGCGTTCCTGATTTCCGAAATCAAGACATTGTTTTCTTCCCTATATTGGAGCACAAACACTTTTACTTGGTAGTGTTTGAGTTACGCGACCCCGGGATTTATGTCATTGATAATGACAAAGCCCGTCAAGGTCAGTTGATAGAAGATAGCGTCTACTACCTACACAAGGACACAGCGTATAAGATTATAAGTAACAAAactgaaaattgatttaaaaataaGTGTGATAACACTGGCAAGactgttaggtttttttttttattttttttaggattacTAACTATGTCTTGTGTATGCGTATGCAGAAAGATATGTTTGTGCAATATCTGCGGGAGGTTGGGAATCCACGAGCCGATGACATAGAGTACTGCAACATCCAGCGTATGCCGGTTCCTTGGGCAACAACCGCAAACACAACTGATTGTGGGATCTTCTTGATGCGGCACATGGAGTGCTATATGGGGAAAAACCAAAGTTTTAACTGTGGGTTTAGCACGAGTGGGGCGAGGAAGATGGCGGAGGTGAGAAAGTTGAGAAAGAGGTATGCGGCGCACATATTATGTTCGGAGGTGAATGTGCTGCTGCCAAAAATCAAGGAAGAATGCCGAATAGAGTAACACGTGTTATGGTGGCTAACACATGTTATTGTAGAACAATTATGCCTTAATTTCGCCGGATATGTTTTTTGGAAACATGTAATGAACTTTGATGGATTTGGGGATTTTGCTTCAAACGTAATGCGGGGGTAGGTGTTTTGTTGGGTATGGCATCGTCAGGATGTCTTTTTGTGGATGaactatatatattaaatatgatgTTTAGTTAGTTGGTAATTATAAACTCTAGAAAATATTGATGTGTTGTTAAATGGCGTATAATAGTATTAACCAAGTTTATTGACATAGTTTATAATGTTATATTAGAAAGTGTGAAATTGTTTTGTAACattaaagaaaaacaaaaaaacgcTCTTTCCAAGGGGAACAGGCTTTCTAAATAGGTAGTACAAATATGGGGAACACTAGAGAGTTGTTGGCAGAATAGTACAAGCATGTGGGTTGGGGTCTATAAAAGCAACTTTATTGGGAAAAAAGGAATATTTGCTTTTTTATCAGCTTTTGGTCACATCAAAAAAGGTCAAGTCAAGAAGACTATATGAAATGTAGACAGGGAACTCCTCTATAAGTATTGGAGGGAAGAACCCACCTAATATTCTGTAATACTTCACAATCCTACTACACCAATTCAGTTATCCATAAGGTGTAAGATGTCCCAAAAGAGCGTTAATGAGATGGACCCGTGTGATGGTAAGGATACGGCTAGCCAACCAAGCATGGAGAAGGTCAAACAAAAAGGGAAAGAAGCATGTGAGGGCCGGTGCATGGAGGTTAACGAAAGAAAAGGGTCTCACAAAAATGGAGAGGACCGGAAAACTGGAGTAACTTCAAGTGAGGATGCTTCAGAAAGCGGAACGAAAAACGTCACTGATGTATCTGGTGTGTCGCGAGATCAACCAGGCCGAAGGCAGCACATTGTTCCAGATGATGAAAAGTTGAAGGGGCTACCAGATGAGTTGGTTAGGTTGCTGACGGACCCAGACCATGAAATGTGTGGCTGCCCGTTGTGTCCATACTCACCGGAAACAATCCAGTCCTGGTGTTACCATGACCCATGGGAGGGTGAGCGCAGCCCGTCTCCAGTGTACTTTCATGATGAGGAATTCCCCACACCATGATTAAAAGCTTGTTACTAGTGGAGGATACCCATGGGTAGTTGGTATGGTGAAAGTGTTTGAAAATGTGTTAACCTGATGACCTTATGTTGAAACAAAACGACATACGAATGTCGTCTTGTTGgtgttttattatgtttttatttctttttatgtAACCTAGTAGTAGAATGTTTGTTTAAGTTGCTTGAAGTCTACTTCTATAACCTGACGTGGTTTAGTATATACGTTGTTTGTTATGTGGTTAACACATAGTGTTTTGAATCTTTCCATGTTGAAGATCCAAACCATTAGGTAAACTAACATGTGTTAACCAAATAGTGTTTTGAaactaacatgtgttaagcaAGTTTTTTGAAACTTTCAAAATGTAAGCTAACATGTGTTAAGCAAGTGTATCTGTTCCAGATTGAGTGGTTAGCAAGGATTGCTTTGATGCTTTGAAGTTCACAGACCCAATCTGTTTATTTATTCCATATGTGTGgttaacaaaagattgttttgaTCCTTTTGAGTTAAAAAGATCAAATCATTATGGGTAAGTAACATGTGTTATGCATCTGTTtctgtttagttttttttttttttccaatctgtttttttttttactccaGCTGTATAgttaacaaaagattgttttgaTCATTTGAAGTTAAATAGAGCAAATCATTATGGGGGATTAACATGTGATAtgcatgtttgtttgttttttttttctttaatcgGTAGAAAAATGAAACACAGCAAAACAGATATCAACATGCAGTTAAATGTTAAGATAAGCTGCTTCCGCTTAATATACCACAGCGGTCCACGAATGACCTTCGGGCCTAATACGACAAAAGTGGCCAAAGGCCATATAGTTTCTTACAATCCTAAATATGATTATTGGGACTCAAAAAGTTATACCTTCTTACACACGTAACAGATAATAGCAGGATGATGACAAAAGACTGTTACATGTGCGTAAGAAGGCCAAAATGAAGAGTCTCCCATTACATAGTACTACATAAAATGATTTTAATCAGATGATCAGTCGCCAGTGGCAGTCTGCCTTAGTTGTTCAGCAGCTGCCTTTGCTGCTTTCATTGCAGCCACCTTAAGGCAGTTGCGTGAGTCGTGGTCGTCGACATACAGACCACAACGCTTGCATAAGCGAAGCTGCTTTGGACGTTTTGGTGGTTTTGCTTTGGCCTTCTCACTGGGCCCAGAAATGCGAGTATGAGTACCACATCCTTTATTGCGTGCAACTTCTGGATTAGCAACTTCGACTGGAATGTTGATTGGTTGCCCAACTATTTCTTCCATTTGAGCctcatttgattcattttcagttGTTGCCAACGGTTGCCTGGAAAGAATATTGATCTTGAAATCCCTGAGTTGGTCAACCAGTTTTGCCAACGCATCCTCATCGGTTCTAGCAACATCTACGCATTCAGTAACGAGGTCGAGGATTTCATTCCGCATAATGGACGGTGCGTGTGGGTTGACTCCGTATCGACTGGAAATTGAAAAAACATGTTTGGGGAGGGCATCTCGGCGCCACCTGTCGTTTATGTATTGTGGTGGAATCCTTTCAACATTTTTCAAGCGATAGACACAAAAGACATGGCGACACAGATACCCGATACGTGTGAAATTCCTGCATGAGCAATTGGCCGATTGATCGACATTGTTGTACGTAACCTGATTTGAACAGAGACAAACAAAGGAAAACACATTTAGATGCAAAAATATGTTAGAGTACATGGAATAATGtaagtgcctaacatgtgttacctGATAGACATTTGTGATGTTGTTCCTTTTATCCAAATGAGTGACGTCTATCAGAAGACTGGAATCGCTCGTCTCGCTTTGGTTTGTGATGTAGCATAAAAACTTACCTTTAATTATTTCTTTTTGCACTTGGGCGAAAACAGCGTTTGTGTAAATGGCGAACGCGTGTTGCTCTATCGCTAACTCAGTATTGCCAGAGAACATGGTAGAAGAGGTTTTGAACTCCGAAACACGTTGACGATATCGTTGGCTGTCTACCCTATTTTCAAAGCACATCATAAATTGTACAAGCGTGTTTGCGCTTGTTGAGTTAACCTTGAAGGCAGCATTAGAGCTTTCGCATCGGGAGGtggtcttcatcaagcaacaCATGGGCAGTTCTCTAAAGTAGGCTGGAACCCAGAGATGTCTCATGTTGTACATGTCGTTTAACCAGCTGTGCTCTTGAAGCCCAAATGTTTGTAGGAGGTCATTCCAGCGGGACTCAAACGTTTCAGGTTTGATATAAACATTCCAAACCAACCGATGAATGCAGGACCGAAGATCAGTGTTATCGAGCACGTCGGCTGAGATCTGAAAATTTTAATAGTTATAACACGAGTTAGATTAAAACAATTTGAGAAGACATGTAAAAGGGTGTTATGTTGGATAACACATGTTAAAGGTTAACAAACTTATGTATACCTTGGATGGTAGTTTTTTCATTATATGCCACATGCATAGACGGTGACGTGATTCTGTAAAGACCATAGGAACAGCTTGTAGCATGGATGGGTCTTGATCACTCAGCACGAGAGTTGGTTGAGTACCGTGTGCCTTCAAGAAAGCCTTAAGCAACCACACGTAAGATTCAATTGACTCAGTTGATATCAAACCAGCTCCAAATGTAACACATTGGAAATGATGATCCACACCCGTGAATGGCACAAAAACCATCTTGTACCTATGaacaaaaaaattgatttgatgtTAACAATATGAACAACTTTTTTGGTCAAACTAAAATTGGATACTTGGGGATCAGGCCTAACATATGTTAGAGTGGAGGGGGGCTAACCTGTTTGTGCTGTAAGTTGCATCAAACGCTAGGACATCGCCAAAAGCTTTGTAGTTAAGCTTTGAAATCTCATCAGCCCAGAATACAGAGGACAACTTTCCGTTTGATACGGTGTAATCAAAAAAGAAGTTGGGTAGGTTGTCATAACGCTCACGCAAGCGTTCTAGGAAAACTTGTGCGTCGCGTTCACCAATAAAAATTCGCAGCTGGTGGCTAAAGTTTTTAAAATCGACCGGTGTCCCATTGACATTGTGATGCCCTCCTTTTAAAGCTACAAGGCATCTATAAGACCTCATTGGTCCAATGCGGTTTAGACTCATGTTATGAATGAATTGTTTCGTGGAGAATGACAGTTTCCGTGATATCTTACTAAGATCACGGTTGTAACTCTCAACAAGTTCATGATTATGAATATCATTGAAAGTTAGGACTGTGTATGAATCGTTCGATATCGATACTAGTATGCTTGCCTTACAGTCACACCATGAGAAGGTGGTCCTCCGGTGCTTAACAGAAGATTCATCTAGGGTGTCAAAAGTCCGCTTTGGTTGGGGTTTTCCATATTTTGAGCATCGGAGATACTTGTGTGTGGGAATTCCATTCCAGACTTTAGTTTGACCTTTTTTTACAGAAAAACCTGCTTCGAGCGCATAGAGTTCATACATGGAAAGAACATCCTGAAAGGTTGGATAGGTTTTGCCACACACCGGTATGAACTTATCAGCAACATTAGGAATCCAGTAACGGGTTCCCTGAGGGGTATCAAAAACAAAGTATGGGTTCGAAGGACCTGTACCATAAAACGGAAAAAGTTATGAATCTGCAATAAAATGGCATGACACTACAGGTTATAAAATGTGTGATATGAAAATAAATTGGGATCCCATTGTCCATTGTACAACCGTCTAACTGGCCGCGTGGTGATTCCTCAAACATAGAAGGACCATGAGATGATCCAGAAACAGCTACAGTCATGGCTTCCATCTGGGAATCTTGGGATGCTACATGTGAACATTATAGAAAATGTTTGAAAGATGACATGTCTAGTGaagaaataaaacaagaaaaGTGTAAGATAAAACAAACCTTCATCAATATCCATATCCTGGTCATCAATAACCGCGTTTTTCATAAAATTGTTGGATACCAAAACATCCGGGGATCTAACAGGGTCTTCCGGCGACCGGGAACAATCAACATGCATATAAGTGTATGCAGATGCTTCGAATGCAACACGTGAACATGGGCATGCATAATAGGATGGAATATTAGATTAAAAAGTTGTAAAAAACAAAAAGGAATAACAGATCTTCTAGAACAGTTAGTAAACTATATATGGACAAACCTGTAGCATTAAATTCTTCATCGTTTTGGAAGTCACTGCAAAAGAACATGTTTGGGAAACTACGGACCGGCGACATTAATTCAGAGTttggtggatttgtctccatTGATATTAATGGAGATGCTTGCTACTGTGGTGTAAGTATGAAGATTGAAGATTCTCTTATGAGAGATGTAGAAGATATAAAAGGCAAAAGggaaatattaaaaataaatatggGGGATTGTGAGAGTACGAACTGATGGGCAATTAATGAAGATGTCATCTCATAATTCTAAGGGGGGTAAAGAAAATTACTAATATAACCTTCATTTAAAAGTTAAGCTCATGTGATCAGATCCAACGTGGCAACATGATAGCCACAAATATAGTTTGCTAAGTTTCTTAAGAAAGTGGGGTTTTTCACcaagcattatcctatatatatatatatatataaggttcattggggaacacttaaaaattggggaacagcggggaaccggctcaaacgaactccgattggactcattccagcggcgttggaaccggctcgtcgaaccctaactaagatcttttaaccctaaaccctaaatcctaactcctaaactctaaaccctaaagctaaaaaaataaggctaaaacctaagatAAACCGtacaatctaaactataaaccctaaaaactaaaccctaaaggctaaaccctaagctaaaccctaaagctaaaccctaaagctaaaccctaaaccctaaagctaaaccctgaacactaaatctaaaccctaaagctaaaccctaaagctaaaccctaaagaaaaaccctaaaagccaaaccctaatatatttagggtttaggggttatgatttagggttcagggttaaaagatcctagttagggttcgacgagccggttccaacgcaactgaaatgagtccaatcggagttcgtttgagtcggttccccgttgttccccactttttaagtgttccccaatgaacctcacactatatatatatatatatatatatatatatatatatatatagggtaaggttcatgcgagaaccacctttattgcgagaaccgcgagaaccaatgtgaacacaagctaaaatagctaaaaaaaacctaaaaaaaccctaaaaaaaacctaacccccacccccaaaaacctaaaccccccacccccccccccccccaaaaaaaaagacctaacccccccccccaaaaaaaaaacctaaccccccccaagctaaatgctaaaaactaaaaccctcaaaaaacctaaaaaaaacctaacccccacccccaaaaacctaaaccccccaccccccccccaaaaaaaacctaacccccccccccaaaaaaaaacctaaccccccccccaagctaaatgctaaaaactaaaaccctcaaaaaacctaaaaaaaacctaaccccccccccacccccccccccaaaaaacctaaacccccctcccccaccacccaaaaacctaaaccccccccacccccccccccaagctaaaatgctaaaaactaaacccccaaaaaacctaaaaaatctaaaaaaatcaaaaaaaaatcaaaaaaaaatctaaaaattttttttatttttttactattttttatgttcaaatcgctactttttgtagccaaaaaaaaaaattttttttttttaaaaaaaaaaatttaaaaaaaaaaaattttttttttttggatactaaaagtagcgatttttatataaaaaatagtaaaaaaataaaaaaaaaatttttgggtgttttttagatttttttagctattactgtttgtgttcacactggttctcgcggttctcgcaataaagggtggttcctaacggatctttgtcctatatatatatatatatatatatatatatatatatattggctattaattaatattaatattaaaagaaatttattaaacaaatataaataaaatttataaggtTAAAGTAGAGAATGTCATGTGACATTATTTAGAGGTTTTTTCTATAAGTTAGATACCCGGTTCCTACTATTGCTCTGGTCCAATAATACCCGATTTGACCCTACCCAGTTTTGGGTACGCCCAAAACCtgtttcgtgcacctttaatatACAAATTGTAGTCGATAATATACATGGGCCAAAGTTAGCCCATAAAGATTTTAGCTCATAACAATCTAAATTATAAACGACCGGGACATTGCTTTGAGCCATGTTTACAGGCCCATACAAACTCTTGATCTCAACGTGATTTTTGTACCAACTTATGTAATAAACGTATCACTAGGGGTTTTTTATGGGTTAAAGGGTCAACAAATAATACTTATAATGGTGACCACTTTGGATATATCTACTCGAAAAAATTGCCATGACAGGCTGTAATGTCACGTATACCATACCTTTTAAATTCGGACACCACttattttacttatttttttagagtaaattgtcaaaattgTCCTGTGGTTTGGATAGTTTTGTTAGTATAGtgtaaaggtttcatttttaatttATGGGTCCAAAAAAATTTCACCATTATTATTTTGGTCCAACTCATTTAACCTCAACCATACACTTCAGTTATTCAAAGGCTTTTTTGTCAGTTCCTTTTTTTCTCATTATTCCGGTAAACAAAACCTCCAACTTCAATCACTATTTTGACTTAATAATGTGTATCTTGATATTTATTAGAGTTAAGTGCCATTTTAGTCCTTATAGTTTGGGTTATTTTGACAGTTTAGTCTAAAAGTTTTATTTTTCGCCTGCGAGTCCAAAAAGGTTTGATTGTTGATATTTTTTTAATATCTAAATGGCATATGACATttattgaagttatttattaattttagataaagataaagataaagataaaggATATCTTTTAATTAAAAATTACATATTTTAATTATCATCCTTGTCATTGTTTCGCGGAAGACTCCAAATGTATTCAACCAAATCCGCTCGAAGGTTGTGGTGTGTTTGTTTGCTAAAATTTCACGTTCGTTTAATTCCCTTGCTTCATAACTAATGTCTTCATTATTTGGTTGTGTCTCCTCACCATAGTAATCGCAAATTGCACGTCCTTCATTCTCtaaaatcatgttgtgtaaaataatacACGCATACATCACATTTCTAATTCTAAATTTTTCTATAATCCTACATGACATGCTCAAAATGTGTCATCTTCTCTGCAAAATAACAAAAGCTCGTTCGATGTCTTTTCGTGCTGCCATTTGAGCCCTATTAAACTTTGTTCTATTTTTTTCCAACGTTGTACCCCATGTAAATAATTTTACAAACACACCATATTCAGGGTAAATTGCATCCGCTAGATATTAACCATATTTGTACTCCATCCCTGTTTACAGAAAAAATCCTTTCGGTTCAACATCGTTTATATAGTGGTTTAAAATGGGTGATTGATTAAGAATATTTAAATCGTTATTGGAAGCAGTCACACCAAAGAATGCATGCCAAAACCAAAGATCTTGTAATGCAACCACTTAAAGCATCATAACAGGTTTTTATGATTCCACTCGTGTGTTGGCCACACCACGCAGTTGGACAAACATG is from Helianthus annuus cultivar XRQ/B chromosome 9, HanXRQr2.0-SUNRISE, whole genome shotgun sequence and encodes:
- the LOC118482173 gene encoding uncharacterized protein LOC118482173 translates to MYEVEDNIPLANRVRMLAELGAQKRKLPFREKVAAEPNRSPYYIRTVDMGQPITKKETNLWDYIHADESPMHLLSGFCRRKRAMEANMREQGSSSVADVDSPIHMSVELLFRSPTHVQASRSMFKSLNVGNEVSDGIIDCWAEVLNFQEKRKSREAYSRQFFGTKVVVSAMYI
- the LOC110910027 gene encoding protein FAR1-RELATED SEQUENCE 5-like: MHVDCSRSPEDPVRSPDVLVSNNFMKNAVIDDQDMDIDEASQDSQMEAMTVAVSGSSHGPSMFEESPRGQLDGPSNPYFVFDTPQGTRYWIPNVADKFIPVCGKTYPTFQDVLSMYELYALEAGFSVKKGQTKVWNGIPTHKYLRCSKYGKPQPKRTFDTLDESSVKHRRTTFSWCDCKASILVSISNDSYTVLTFNDIHNHELVESYNRDLSKISRKLSFSTKQFIHNMSLNRIGPMRSYRCLVALKGGHHNVNGTPVDFKNFSHQLRIFIGERDAQVFLERLRERYDNLPNFFFDYTVSNGKLSSVFWADEISKLNYKAFGDVLAFDATYSTNRYKMVFVPFTGVDHHFQCVTFGAGLISTESIESYVWLLKAFLKAHGTQPTLVLSDQDPSMLQAVPMVFTESRHRLCMWHIMKKLPSKISADVLDNTDLRSCIHRLVWNVYIKPETFESRWNDLLQTFGLQEHSWLNDMYNMRHLWVPAYFRELPMCCLMKTTSRCESSNAAFKVNSTSANTLVQFMMCFENRVDSQRYRQRVSEFKTSSTMFSGNTELAIEQHAFAIYTNAVFAQVQKEIIKGKFLCYITNQSETSDSSLLIDVTHLDKRNNITNVYQVTYNNVDQSANCSCRNFTRIGYLCRHVFCVYRLKNVERIPPQYINDRWRRDALPKHVFSISSRYGVNPHAPSIMRNEILDLVTECVDVARTDEDALAKLVDQLRDFKINILSRQPLATTENESNEAQMEEIVGQPINIPVEVANPEVARNKGCGTHTRISGPSEKAKAKPPKRPKQLRLCKRCGLYVDDHDSRNCLKVAAMKAAKAAAEQLRQTATGD